The following proteins are co-located in the Candidatus Delongbacteria bacterium genome:
- the tsaE gene encoding tRNA (adenosine(37)-N6)-threonylcarbamoyltransferase complex ATPase subunit type 1 TsaE — protein MKILEKNKMITRSAKETKKIAGKLAESFTGGEIILFRGEVGAGKTVFTQGICEKLGVKDYVNSPSYVLLNTYKSEKFNFYHYDLYRIGSIDELTELGYYEFPGKPENITIIEWSELLECEMPESYIIVEIKVIDSKTREIIITRG, from the coding sequence ATGAAAATATTAGAAAAAAATAAAATGATTACTAGATCTGCCAAGGAAACTAAAAAGATTGCAGGGAAGTTGGCTGAAAGCTTCACTGGAGGGGAGATAATTCTGTTTCGCGGAGAAGTTGGAGCTGGAAAAACTGTTTTCACTCAAGGTATTTGTGAGAAGCTCGGAGTTAAAGACTATGTCAATTCCCCAAGCTACGTTTTACTAAATACTTATAAATCCGAAAAATTTAACTTTTATCACTATGATCTTTACAGGATAGGCTCAATAGATGAATTGACAGAATTGGGCTACTATGAGTTTCCTGGAAAACCTGAAAATATTACAATAATAGAATGGTCAGAACTTCTTGAATGTGAAATGCCTGAAAGTTATATCATAGTGGAAATTAAAGTAATAGATTCAAAAACAAGAGAAATTATTATTACGAGAGGTTAG
- the gcvT gene encoding glycine cleavage system aminomethyltransferase GcvT gives MKTVLYDEHVKLGGKVVDFAGWEMPLWYTKGQSVEHHATRKNVGLFDICHMGEFRVTGKDSKEFFSRLLSNNINSMVDGQAMYNFMHNEKGGVIDDCIVYRFEEERWMLVVNAGNIDIDFDWLKSHCFGDVKIENLSDVMGKLDLQGPNAPKLIKKLAGEDAVAGLGFFKARENVNLDGIEIILSRTGYTGEIGFELYVDIDKTVELWNKLLTAGEEFGIEPCGLGARDSLRTEAGLPLHGHEIHPEVPSIETPWAFVFDWDHEFIGKEALVKYREEGVKTFVYPFVMNGRSKAMPEWDAYKDGEKIGVVLSGVISPTLENKPIGFLRSTIALEEGTLLSFKKEDSKRVLEGEISKSPFVAPTSRKKMKSFL, from the coding sequence GTGAAAACTGTTCTGTATGATGAGCATGTAAAATTAGGTGGAAAAGTTGTTGATTTCGCTGGTTGGGAAATGCCTTTGTGGTATACAAAAGGTCAAAGTGTTGAACATCATGCTACAAGAAAAAATGTTGGTCTTTTCGATATTTGCCATATGGGTGAATTCAGAGTAACTGGCAAAGACAGTAAAGAGTTTTTCTCAAGATTACTTTCAAATAATATCAACTCAATGGTTGATGGACAAGCAATGTACAATTTTATGCACAACGAAAAAGGTGGTGTAATTGATGATTGTATCGTTTACAGATTTGAAGAAGAAAGATGGATGCTTGTTGTAAACGCAGGTAATATCGATATTGATTTTGACTGGTTGAAATCTCATTGTTTCGGTGACGTTAAAATTGAAAACCTTTCAGATGTAATGGGTAAACTAGATCTTCAAGGTCCAAATGCTCCAAAGCTTATTAAAAAACTTGCTGGTGAAGATGCTGTTGCCGGTCTTGGTTTTTTTAAAGCTAGAGAAAATGTAAACCTTGATGGAATAGAGATAATTCTTTCTAGAACTGGTTATACAGGTGAAATTGGTTTTGAGTTATATGTAGACATTGATAAAACTGTTGAACTTTGGAATAAATTATTGACAGCAGGTGAAGAGTTTGGAATAGAACCTTGTGGTCTTGGTGCCAGAGATTCTCTTAGAACTGAAGCAGGTCTTCCACTCCATGGACACGAAATCCACCCTGAAGTTCCTTCTATAGAAACTCCTTGGGCATTTGTTTTCGATTGGGATCATGAGTTTATTGGCAAAGAAGCTCTTGTTAAATACAGAGAAGAAGGCGTAAAAACTTTTGTTTATCCATTTGTTATGAACGGAAGAAGTAAGGCAATGCCAGAATGGGATGCTTATAAAGATGGTGAAAAAATTGGAGTTGTACTTTCAGGCGTAATTTCTCCAACCCTTGAAAATAAACCTATTGGTTTTTTAAGATCAACTATTGCTCTTGAGGAAGGTACTTTACTCTCATTCAAAAAAGAGGACAGTAAGAGAGTTCTTGAAGGCGAAATTAGTAAATCACCATTTGTTGCACCGACTTCCAGAAAAAAAATGAAAAGTTTTTTATAA
- the tsaB gene encoding tRNA (adenosine(37)-N6)-threonylcarbamoyltransferase complex dimerization subunit type 1 TsaB: protein MKILSLESSGHFSSISLFEDEKCMDFIENRDKHAHNGALSSMINNCFNNNSVKASQIDLYVIDGGPGSFTGLRIGASLLKSLSFSVDKPFISLNSTEIIAYKLMKQKKLASGIIRVLYDGRQKDHFTADYRIENNEIIQIGDIIVEPYGNESIEAVDYICGVTESPTKPDSFLEIEPTADFMGELARIKFKGISEKDDYQPHYYKEFSFRK, encoded by the coding sequence ATGAAAATTTTATCATTGGAGTCATCAGGGCACTTCTCTTCAATATCACTTTTTGAAGATGAAAAATGTATGGATTTTATTGAAAACAGAGACAAACATGCTCATAATGGAGCTTTAAGTTCAATGATAAACAATTGCTTTAATAATAATTCTGTGAAAGCTTCTCAAATTGATTTGTATGTTATTGATGGTGGTCCTGGTTCATTTACAGGACTTAGAATTGGTGCAAGCTTATTAAAATCTTTAAGCTTTTCAGTAGATAAACCTTTTATTAGCTTGAATTCAACTGAGATTATAGCTTATAAACTGATGAAGCAAAAAAAACTTGCATCCGGTATTATCAGAGTTTTATATGACGGAAGACAAAAAGATCATTTTACAGCAGACTACAGAATTGAAAATAATGAAATTATTCAAATTGGTGATATCATTGTAGAGCCTTATGGAAATGAAAGTATAGAAGCCGTAGATTACATCTGTGGTGTAACTGAATCTCCTACAAAACCTGATTCCTTTCTTGAAATTGAACCTACTGCAGATTTTATGGGGGAATTGGCAAGGATAAAATTTAAAGGTATATCTGAAAAAGATGATTATCAACCCCACTACTACAAGGAGTTTTCTTTCAGAAAATAA